Within Bradymonas sediminis, the genomic segment GGCTTCTGAGAGAGTGAAAAACTAGTTCTGTATGCTTGACGCCGATCGAAGTGCGTAGGTATAGACGACGCAACAAATCGGCCAAATCCCAGCGAAATAGGTTAGGTGCGGATGAACATTCATGAGTATCAAGCGAAGCAAATCTTTAAGAAATACGGCATTAAAACGCCCAACGGCATTCCGGCGTTCAGCGTCGACGAAGCGGTTGAAGCGGCCAAAGAACTCGGCGGGAATTTCTGGGTTGTAAAAGCCCAGATTCACGCCGGCGGACGTGGTAAAGCCGGTGGAGTCAAACTCGCGCGCAGCCTCGATGAGGTTCGCGAGTTGGCTGACGAAATTCTCGGCAAGACCCTGGTGACCCACCAGACCGGACCCGAAGGCGCGCTCGTGCGTCGCCTTTATATTGAGTCCGGCGCCGATATCGCCAGCGAGCTCTACCTTGCAGCCGTCGTTGACCGCGACAGCGGTCAAATCGTCCTGATGGCCTCGACTGAGGGCGGCGTCGATATCGAAGCCGTCGCCGAGGAAACCCCCGAGAAGATCTTCAAGGTCTACGTGAACCCGATGATTGGCTTTGCCGATTATCAAGGGCGCGAGCTGGCCTTCAAGTTGGGCCTCGAAGGCAAGACCGTGTTCCGCGCTGCTTCGATTATGAAGAAGCTGTACACGGCATTTGTCGAGACCGACGCGGATCTGGTTGAGATCAACCCGCTGGTCGTGACCGGCGACGGCGATGTCATCGCTCTCGACGGCAAGATGAACTTCGACGACAACGCGCTATTCCGTAACCCGGAAATCGAAGCGATGCGCGACGAGCACGAAGAAGACCCGGCCGAACTCGAAGCCAAAGCGCACGGCTTGAGCTACGTCAACCTCGACGGCAATATTGGCTGCATGGTCAACGGCGCCGGACTTGCGATGGCCACCATGGACATCATCAAGCATTTCGGTGGTGACCCGGCCAACTTCCTCGACGTAGGTGGCGGAGCCACGGCTGAGACCGTGACCGAAGCCTTCAAGATCATCACCTCCGACGACCGCGTCGAGGCGATCTTCATCAATATCTTCGGTGGAATTATGCGCTGCGACGTGATCGCAGAGGGCGTGATTGCCGCGGTCAAAGAAGTGGGTCTGGAAGTGCCGCTGGTGGTTCGCCTCGCGGGCACCAACGACAAGGCCGGCAAAGAGATTCTGTCCAATAGCGACCTGAATATCATCGCCGCCGACACCATGGCCGATGGCGCCCAGAAGGTCATCGCTGCGATTAGCTAATCGACGCGAAGTCCTGAGTTGTGCCACTGAAGTTTAACCTCAAGTTATTTTGAAGGTAGCGATATATGAGTATTCTCATTGATGAAAATACGCGGGTCCTGGTTCAGGGCCTGACCGGTTCGGCGGGTAGTTTCCACGCCTCCCAGATGCTCGAGTACGGCACGAAGGTTGTGGCTGGCTCGACGCCCGGCAAGGGCGGACAGTCCGTGCACGGCATTCCGGTCTTCGACACCGTCGCTCAGGCGGTCAAAGAAACCGGCGCTGACGCCAGCGTCGTGTACGTGCCGCCGGCATTCGCCGCCGACGCGCTCCTCGAAGCCGCTGATTCCGGCATTCCGCTGGTCATCGCGATCACCGAGGGCATCCCCGTTCAGGATATGATCGCGGTCAAACGCTATTATACCGAACGCGGCGTGCGTCTGGTTGGCCCGAACTGCCCCGGTGTCATCAGCCCGGGTCTGTGCAAGATCGGCATCATGCCTGGTCATATCCATATGCAGGGACGCGTCGGCGTCGTGAGCCGCTCCGGCACGCTCACCTATGAAGCCGTCGGTCAGCTCAGCGCCCTGGGTATTGGTCAGTCCACCTGTGTCGGTATCGGTGGCGACCCCATCAACGGCACCGACTTCATCGACGTGCTCCGTCTCTTCGAAGAAGACGAAGACACCGACGCCGTCATCATGATCGGCGAGATCGGCGGCAGCGCCGAGCAGGAAGCAGCTGCATGGGTCAAGGCAAATATGTCCAAGCCCGTGGCAGGCTTCGTGGCTGGCGCAACCGCCCCGCGCGGAAAGCGCATGGGCCACGCCGGTGCGATTATCAGCGGCGGTGGTGGAACCGCGGCTGAGAAGCAGGCTGCGATGCGCGACGCCGGCATTGCCGTCGCTGAGACGCCCGCAGATATGGGCACCACGCTGCAGAGTATTTACAAAGGTTAATTCTCCCGAATTGACCCGATGTCGCGGGTTGCTCTGCAACCCGCGACAAGCTATAGGCAGCTGAAAATGATGCGCCGGTGACGGCTTATTTGTCTCCGGCGCGTTTTTTTGCCGTTTAATCCGTCGCAACACAATATCTTTTGCGTTTGCGCTCATTTCTAATTTCTTTCAATATCAAATGGAGCTGAACCATGGCCATCGAAACAACGCTGAGCATCCTTAAGCCTGACGCCATTGAGAAAAACATCATTGGCAAAATCATCGCCAAATTCGAAGAGAAGGGCCTGACGCCGGTCGGTCTTCGTATGGTACACCTGAGCGAGCGCGAAGCTGGCGAGTTCTACGCCGTGCACGCTGAGCGTCCGTTCTTCGGTGAATTGGTTGAGTTCATGACGCGCGGCCCGGTGGTCGTGATGGCTCTTCGCGGCGAAGATGCGGTCAACCGCAACCGCGAGATCATGGGCGCCACCAACCCGGCCGACGCCGACGCCGGAACCATCCGCGCCGAGTTCGCCACCAGCATCGGTGAGAACACCGTGCACGGCTCCGACTCGGTGGAGAACGCCGAAATCGAAGTGAATTTCTTCTTCAGCGGCACCAACCTGTTTTCACGTTGATGCAGCATTGACCCCGGGATTACGATGAGCAGCGAAACGATCAATAAATCTAATTCAGAATCTGCATCGGGAGACGTCCAAGAGGCGGCACCCGAGTCAAATCCCGGGCCAAGCCAATACGTCCTTGACGCCATTGAGACGCTCCACGCGCTCGAGAAAAAGCTCAAAGAGGATCCCTCGGCGACGCTTGAGCCCGCGGAGCGCATCAACCTGCTGGACTTCTCCATTGAGGAACTCCAGGAGTTGGTGACCGAAGGGATGGGGGAGCGCAAATTCCGCGCCAACCAGCTCTTCGGGTGGATGTATGCGCGCCTGGCGCGTGACTTCAGTGAGATGACGAATCTCTCCAAGGATTTTCGCACCCGTCTCGAGAACGTCACCCGCCTTGCGCCCATCGAGTTTTTGGGCGTGCAGCGCACCGGTGCCGATGGCACCAGCAAGCTTACCTTCAAATGCGACGATAACGCGATCATTGAGACCGTGCTTATCCCGTCGGAGAACCGAAATACCCTGTGTATTTCGAGCCAGGTCGGCTGCGCCATGGGTTGCACCTTTTGCTTTACCGCAAAGATGGGCCTTCGCCGCCACCTCACGACCGCCGAGATCGTCGGCCAGGTCGTGCTCGCGCGTCAGCATTTGAGCGAGGAATTCGGCCGCATCGGTAATATCGTCTTTATGGGCATGGGAGAGCCGCTGCACAATTACGATAATGTGCTGCGCACCGTGCACCTGTTGACCCACGTCGACGGCCTGGACTTCTCGCGTCGCCGCGTCACGATTTCGACCTCCGGTCTGGTCCCGCAACTGCGCAAGCTCGGCCACGACGCCGACGTGCAGCTCGCGATCAGCCTCAACGGAACCAACGACGAGCAACGCGGGCAATTGATGCCGGTCAACGACCGCTGGAATATCCAGGAGTTGCTTGATTGCGTGCGTGAATATCCCCTGGAGAAACGCCAGCGCGTGACCTTCGAGTTCGTTATGCTCAAGGATATCACCGACCGCATGGAAGACGCCAAGCGTCTGGCGGACCTGGTCCAAGACCTTCCCTGCAAGGTCAACCTCATCCCCTTTAACCCGCATCCCGGCACGCCGTTTGAGACGCCCGACGAGGCGCAGATCGACCGCTTCCAGGCGTATCTGATCAAGCGCGGGATTCACGTCTTGCGCCGCGCCACCCGCGGTCGCGATGAAATGGCAGCCTGCGGCCAACTCGGTAAACCCGGGGACCGTAAATTGCCGGCACATCTGCGCAAACGCCTTAAAATGTTTCACGAACAAAAAGAAGCGCAACAGGGCTAATCGCCCGATGCCACGGTCCCGGCGCGACTGCGCCGGGCGCTTCATGCATATCGCATTCTGCTCGAGCCGTATTCAATTCGCTAAGCTGTAACTGCCGCGAGGCTTTCATGAGTTTGTTGGTTGTAGGTTCTGTCGCGTTCGATAACGTCGAGACCCCGTTCGGTAAAGCCGAGCGGGCCCTTGGCGGATCGGCTCTCTATTTTTCGACCTCGGCGAGTTATTTTACCGATGTCAGCCTGGTCGCGGTCGTCGGGGAAGACTTCCCCGAAGAAGCCACGGAGTTCTTACACTCCCGCGGCGTCGACACGCGTGGGCTTCAACGCACCAAAGGGGAGACCTTTTGCTGGAAGGGTAAATACGGTTTCGACCTCAACGAGGCCGTGACCCTGGACACCCAACTTAACGTCTTCGGTGATTTTCACCCGGAGCTGCCGGCGGATTATTGCAAATCCACCCACGTCTTCCTGGCAAATATCGACCCCGAATTGCAGCTTGAAGTCCTCAAGCAAATCGAGAACCCGGAGTTCGTCGCGCTCGACACGATGAATTTCTGGATCGAGAGCAAGCGCGACGCGCTGATTGAGATCATCTCAAAGGTCGATATGGTCTTGATTAACGAGACCGAGGCGCGTCAGTTGGCCGACGACCCCAATATCGTCAAAGCCGCTCAGACGGTGCTGGCGATGGGCCCCAAATATGTTGTCATCAAGCGCGGTGAGTACGGCGCGCTGTTGTTCTGCGAGGACGATGAGCCGTTCTTCGCCCCGGCGTATCCGCTCGAAGCGGTCTTTGACCCGACCGGCGCTGGCGACACCTTCGCGGGCGGCTTGCTCGGCTTCCTGAGCAATAACGCCGAGGTTACCCCCGAGAAGTTGCGCCAGGCGATGGTCCTGGGCGGGGTAATGGCGAGCTTCTGTGTGCAGGAGTTCAGCTTTAATAACCTGCGTGATTTGAGCGATGATAAGATCGCCAAGCGTTTCGAGCGTTTTGAGAAGCTCGTGCGATTCAACTGCCTTGAGTCGTGATCTCGCTTTTGCGTATACTGATTTAAGCAAGTAACGATGACTGACCGCCTCGCCGTTGGCGAGGCGGTTTGCAATCCAATCAACGCGCCGAATGCGTTTTTATTGAGGAGACTAAATGATGACTAAATCGAAGACTTATTTGGCCCTGTTGATCGCCGGTTTGCTAATTTTTGGTGTGACGGCGTGCTCGGACGACTCCGACAGCTCGAACGATAGTGACAGTGGTGTTGAGCAAGACGCCACCGACGCGCCCGACGGCGAAGGCACCGGTGAATTGGACCCGCTCCCCGAGAGTTGGAGCTTCGAGAGCGAGTATTCGCTGCGCTTCACCAAATTCGCGCTCGACGATACCGCGCCGCTGCATAATCTGAATACGCTCCTCGACAAGAATATCAAGAATCAGGACGACAAGTATCCGATCGTGGTGCTTTTGAACCTGCGCAATATCGACGAGGGCGCCGGTAGCCTGGACCTTCGCGGTGGCGCTGGCCTGAAAGCAGACCTGGAATGCCTGCCGTCGCTCGGCGACAACTGTGATTATACGTGGGATCCGGACGACTCCGGTGAGTATACCATTGGTTCGGAGTTCGATGGCACCACCGGCGAGATGAAGGCCGGTCTCGCTGCGCTCGACTTTATCGTTACCTTTGAGAGCGGTGAGGACGTCCTTAAGTCGGCGATTCCGATCTCGGATTTGACCCTGACCGGCGCGCTGCGTCCGACCGCAGACGAGAGCGGCGTCGAGATTCAGAACGGTGTGTTGGTTGGGTATATCACCGAAGAGGCCGCGGCGGTCGCCGAGATTCAGCTCTCCGCTGGAGCCACGCCGCTGCTGCTGTCGGAGCTGCTCAAGTCCACGCCGAAGACCGACGACCTCGACGGCGACGGCACCAACGACGCCTGGCTGCTGACTGGCACATTCATCGCGGTCGAAGCTTCGATTGTTGAGTAAGTAATTCCGGCTCAATCGGATACAAAAATCCCCCGCAATCCATCAGTGATTGCGGGGGATTTTTTTGTCTACCGCTAACGGGGGGCTCAAAAGCCTGGTCCACGGCGACGAATTAAAGCGAGCACGGGCGGTTAACCGAGTTAAAGAAGTTGGGGCAGGGGTCGAGGTTGTCCGGGATGGTGTCGCGGTCGGCGTCGCTCCAGCAAATATCCCCGACCCCGTCGCCGTTCGAGTCGAGCTGGTCGGCGTTTGGCAATAATGGGCAATTATCCCAGAGGTCGGGCACGCCGTCTCCGTCGACGTCGCCCTCACAGGCATCACCGACGCCGTTGCCATTGCTGTCGAGTTGGGAGGGGTTGGGCGCCTGCGGGCAATTATCCAGGGCGTCGGGGATGCCGTCGCCGTCGAAGTCGTCGGCGCAAGCCGCGCCAGGGTCGCCGAGGTCCATGACGGCGCGGGCGACCAGCGGGCAGGCGTCGCACAGGTCGCCGATGCCGTCGCCGTCGATGTCGCTCTGGAAGGGGTTCGACACCTCCGGGCAATTGTCGCGGGCGTCCGGGATGCCGTCGCCATCGCGGTCGTTCGCGCAGGCGTCGCCGACGCCGTCGCCGTTGATGTCGAGGTTCCACGGGTCGCTCACCATCGGGCATCGATCGCAGGCGTCGCCCACGCCATCATTGTCCTGGTCTGCCTGGTCCGGGTTGGCGGTGCGCGGGCAGTTGTCGATGGCGTCCGGGATGCCATCACCGTCGAAATCGGGCCCATCGAGCACCGCGCCTCGGTCGGCCTGGCAGGCGTCGCCGATGCCATCGCCGTCGGAGTCGCGTTGGTCCGAGTTGGGCGTATAGGGGCAATTATCGGCAGCGTTCGCGATGCCATCGCCGTCGAAATCTGCGGCGCAGGCGTCGCCCACCGGTGAGTTATTGGTCTGGGTCTGGTCCGGGTTGGCCACGAGAGGGCAATTATCGCAGCGGTCGCCCACGCCGTCGCCATCGGTGTCTTCTTGCCCGGGGTTCGCGCGCCAGGGGCAATTGTCGAGATAATTCAGAATGCCGTCGCCGTCGCGGTCGTGCGCGTCGGGCAGCGTCAGGTCGGCGCAGGCGTTGCCGATGCCGTCGTTGTCATCGTCTAATTGCGAGGGGTTGGCCACAAATGGGCAATTATCGGTGCGGTCTGCCACGCCGTCGCCGTCGCTATCCTGCATCCAGAAGTGGTCCTGGCAGGCGTCGCCGATGCCGTCGAAGTTGCGGTCGAGCTGCAGCGGGTTCGGGATATGCGGGCAGTTGTCGAGGATATTCGGGATGCCGTCGCCGTCGGCGTCGCCGCGGACCTGGCAATCGGCCGGTTTGCCTCCAGCGATGGCCGGGCAGGGGTCGCAGGCGTCGCCCACGCCGTCGCCGTCGGCGTCGCTGAGCCCGCCCTTCGGCACGGTCGGGCAGGGGTCGATGTCGTCCGGCCAGCCGTCGCCGTCGAAGTCGGGTTGGCCGCCGAACTCGCAGGCGTCGCCTTTGCCGTTACGATTGCGGTCGATTTGATCGGCGTTGGCGACGTCGGGGCAATTGTCGCACAGATCGCCAAAGCCGTCGGAGTCGGTGTCGATTTGCAGGGGATGTGGGATCGTTGGGCAATTATCGATGATATCCGGGATGCCGTCGCCGTCGTAGTCCGACGTCGCCGTGCAGGCGATAAGCGAGCCGCTGGCCTGGTCGGCGTTCGGGACCCTTGGGCAAATGTCGCAAACATCGCCCACGCCATCGCCGTCGACGTCACTCTGGGCCGCGTTGGCGATAAAGGGGCAATTGTCGCAGGCATCCCCGAAGGGGTCGCCGTCGCTGTTCTTTTGGTCCGGATTATAGGCGCTGGGGCAGTTGTCGAGGTGG encodes:
- the sucC gene encoding ADP-forming succinate--CoA ligase subunit beta, producing MNIHEYQAKQIFKKYGIKTPNGIPAFSVDEAVEAAKELGGNFWVVKAQIHAGGRGKAGGVKLARSLDEVRELADEILGKTLVTHQTGPEGALVRRLYIESGADIASELYLAAVVDRDSGQIVLMASTEGGVDIEAVAEETPEKIFKVYVNPMIGFADYQGRELAFKLGLEGKTVFRAASIMKKLYTAFVETDADLVEINPLVVTGDGDVIALDGKMNFDDNALFRNPEIEAMRDEHEEDPAELEAKAHGLSYVNLDGNIGCMVNGAGLAMATMDIIKHFGGDPANFLDVGGGATAETVTEAFKIITSDDRVEAIFINIFGGIMRCDVIAEGVIAAVKEVGLEVPLVVRLAGTNDKAGKEILSNSDLNIIAADTMADGAQKVIAAIS
- the rlmN gene encoding 23S rRNA (adenine(2503)-C(2))-methyltransferase RlmN; translated protein: MSSETINKSNSESASGDVQEAAPESNPGPSQYVLDAIETLHALEKKLKEDPSATLEPAERINLLDFSIEELQELVTEGMGERKFRANQLFGWMYARLARDFSEMTNLSKDFRTRLENVTRLAPIEFLGVQRTGADGTSKLTFKCDDNAIIETVLIPSENRNTLCISSQVGCAMGCTFCFTAKMGLRRHLTTAEIVGQVVLARQHLSEEFGRIGNIVFMGMGEPLHNYDNVLRTVHLLTHVDGLDFSRRRVTISTSGLVPQLRKLGHDADVQLAISLNGTNDEQRGQLMPVNDRWNIQELLDCVREYPLEKRQRVTFEFVMLKDITDRMEDAKRLADLVQDLPCKVNLIPFNPHPGTPFETPDEAQIDRFQAYLIKRGIHVLRRATRGRDEMAACGQLGKPGDRKLPAHLRKRLKMFHEQKEAQQG
- the ndk gene encoding nucleoside-diphosphate kinase yields the protein MAIETTLSILKPDAIEKNIIGKIIAKFEEKGLTPVGLRMVHLSEREAGEFYAVHAERPFFGELVEFMTRGPVVVMALRGEDAVNRNREIMGATNPADADAGTIRAEFATSIGENTVHGSDSVENAEIEVNFFFSGTNLFSR
- a CDS encoding thrombospondin type 3 repeat-containing protein, with the translated sequence MNQFLKLFAAALYFGMLAATLSGCSDTADADGDRPKLTCSTDGDCRTREQCIAGRCLVVGAEPIPDAGPDDIDEEDAPEVEDDTDVTPPLDASGDTDQTQGPDEDGDGVPDHLDNCPSAYNPDQKNSDGDPFGDACDNCPFIANAAQSDVDGDGVGDVCDICPRVPNADQASGSLIACTATSDYDGDGIPDIIDNCPTIPHPLQIDTDSDGFGDLCDNCPDVANADQIDRNRNGKGDACEFGGQPDFDGDGWPDDIDPCPTVPKGGLSDADGDGVGDACDPCPAIAGGKPADCQVRGDADGDGIPNILDNCPHIPNPLQLDRNFDGIGDACQDHFWMQDSDGDGVADRTDNCPFVANPSQLDDDNDGIGNACADLTLPDAHDRDGDGILNYLDNCPWRANPGQEDTDGDGVGDRCDNCPLVANPDQTQTNNSPVGDACAADFDGDGIANAADNCPYTPNSDQRDSDGDGIGDACQADRGAVLDGPDFDGDGIPDAIDNCPRTANPDQADQDNDGVGDACDRCPMVSDPWNLDINGDGVGDACANDRDGDGIPDARDNCPEVSNPFQSDIDGDGIGDLCDACPLVARAVMDLGDPGAACADDFDGDGIPDALDNCPQAPNPSQLDSNGNGVGDACEGDVDGDGVPDLWDNCPLLPNADQLDSNGDGVGDICWSDADRDTIPDNLDPCPNFFNSVNRPCSL
- the sucD gene encoding succinate--CoA ligase subunit alpha, translated to MSILIDENTRVLVQGLTGSAGSFHASQMLEYGTKVVAGSTPGKGGQSVHGIPVFDTVAQAVKETGADASVVYVPPAFAADALLEAADSGIPLVIAITEGIPVQDMIAVKRYYTERGVRLVGPNCPGVISPGLCKIGIMPGHIHMQGRVGVVSRSGTLTYEAVGQLSALGIGQSTCVGIGGDPINGTDFIDVLRLFEEDEDTDAVIMIGEIGGSAEQEAAAWVKANMSKPVAGFVAGATAPRGKRMGHAGAIISGGGGTAAEKQAAMRDAGIAVAETPADMGTTLQSIYKG
- a CDS encoding PfkB family carbohydrate kinase, translating into MSLLVVGSVAFDNVETPFGKAERALGGSALYFSTSASYFTDVSLVAVVGEDFPEEATEFLHSRGVDTRGLQRTKGETFCWKGKYGFDLNEAVTLDTQLNVFGDFHPELPADYCKSTHVFLANIDPELQLEVLKQIENPEFVALDTMNFWIESKRDALIEIISKVDMVLINETEARQLADDPNIVKAAQTVLAMGPKYVVIKRGEYGALLFCEDDEPFFAPAYPLEAVFDPTGAGDTFAGGLLGFLSNNAEVTPEKLRQAMVLGGVMASFCVQEFSFNNLRDLSDDKIAKRFERFEKLVRFNCLES